From Phenylobacterium montanum, the proteins below share one genomic window:
- a CDS encoding ATP-binding protein codes for MDDGRIDGASAPPEGVPPANGFLLPVGVALATFGLAAVSLLYTRALGHIAAVWPANAILLSALLSIRTSRWALVTASAWAGLAGALLVVSGFNYWPAPIMAACNAGEALLCAAGLRRVLGRDLDLIEARDLSVFVAMAGVAAPLASAVPAAAMLSWIKHGPFLRYAVEWFGSTGLGFLILTPALTALTPEALAPLASPDRRWRAIGLFALLGVSLGLVFLQSRNSLLFLLMPVLMAITFLLEQAGGALAMLVTAIVAVAASIVGRKTAGAAPAQLVSQLLQIQFFLAVAVVSVLAAAAVLGRQRRLTDTLRESLAETEAARALALEHQRWAAMAEEIASVGHWRFDLVTGATVWSDEIYRIYGLDPADGIPDREDTLKLYHPDDQPLVRSNFNRCWRDGVPFAAEVRVVRPDGAVRNVLSRGAAERDAATGRVRAIFGAFMDITEAKAVERVLRESEERYRMLTDRATDIILRYDTSGLIEFASPAVRLLGYEPEQVVGRRMGEFVHPDDARVAAEGRKAAADGVSGAEGDWPDVRVRCADGGWIWVQGSPSAIRSEQGAVIGVVTVLRDVTARRAMEDELRRKKAEAEAADIAKSEFMANMSHEIRTPLTAIIGFSALLERFDALPEQARRHVQRIVAGGQALLDVVNHILDFSKLEAAQVELDPQPFDPEALLDEAMALVAGQAAFKGLELVRAPAAPLPPRVLADPARVKQILLNLLTNAVKFTDQGSVTVSAHYHRPAGRLEFVVSDTGCGIPEDKRHRLFARFSQVDSSLSRRHGGTGLGLAICKSLVDLMGGEIEVESREGVGSTFRFAVPAPLSIRGEAEREGRAANEAPAAPVCQILIVDDRPENRELVRNMLEALGHVVVEAGGGAQALALASSRPYDLILMDLQMPGMDGFAAARAIRSRAPANRDTPIVALSANVLAEHVALCFEAGMNDHIGKPVRIEDLAAKIAEWMAPDDEPSVAAG; via the coding sequence CGCGGCGGTCTGGCCAGCCAACGCGATTCTCCTGTCGGCTCTCCTGAGCATCCGCACCTCGCGATGGGCCCTCGTCACCGCCTCGGCTTGGGCGGGGCTGGCGGGGGCCTTGCTTGTGGTATCTGGATTCAACTACTGGCCGGCGCCGATCATGGCTGCCTGCAACGCAGGCGAGGCGCTGCTCTGCGCCGCAGGTCTGCGCCGCGTCCTGGGACGAGACCTGGACCTCATAGAGGCCCGTGACCTATCGGTCTTTGTGGCGATGGCCGGCGTCGCTGCGCCCCTGGCCTCGGCGGTTCCGGCGGCCGCCATGCTGAGCTGGATCAAGCACGGACCATTCTTGCGCTACGCTGTCGAGTGGTTCGGCTCGACAGGCCTGGGCTTTCTGATCCTGACGCCGGCGCTCACCGCCCTGACGCCGGAGGCGCTGGCGCCGCTCGCAAGTCCTGACCGACGGTGGCGGGCGATCGGCCTCTTCGCCCTGCTCGGCGTCAGCCTCGGGCTGGTGTTCCTGCAGAGCCGCAATTCGCTGCTGTTCCTGCTGATGCCGGTCCTGATGGCGATCACCTTCCTGCTGGAGCAGGCTGGCGGCGCACTGGCCATGCTCGTCACCGCCATCGTCGCCGTGGCCGCCAGCATCGTCGGCCGCAAGACCGCCGGGGCCGCGCCCGCGCAGCTGGTCAGTCAACTGCTGCAGATCCAGTTTTTCCTGGCGGTCGCTGTCGTCAGCGTGCTGGCCGCGGCGGCCGTGCTGGGGCGTCAGCGCAGGCTCACCGACACGCTGCGGGAATCTCTGGCCGAGACAGAAGCCGCCAGGGCGCTGGCCCTCGAGCACCAGAGATGGGCGGCAATGGCCGAGGAGATCGCCAGCGTCGGCCACTGGCGCTTCGACCTGGTCACGGGCGCGACCGTCTGGTCGGACGAAATTTACAGGATCTACGGTCTCGATCCCGCTGACGGAATCCCGGACCGGGAAGACACGCTCAAGCTCTATCATCCTGACGATCAGCCGCTGGTACGGTCGAACTTCAACAGGTGCTGGCGCGACGGCGTTCCCTTCGCCGCCGAAGTGCGTGTGGTGCGGCCGGACGGCGCGGTCAGAAACGTGCTCTCGCGGGGCGCGGCCGAGCGCGACGCCGCCACCGGAAGGGTGCGGGCGATCTTCGGCGCCTTCATGGACATCACCGAAGCCAAGGCCGTCGAAAGGGTGCTGCGCGAGAGCGAAGAGCGCTATCGCATGCTGACCGACCGGGCGACGGACATCATCCTCCGCTACGACACCAGCGGCTTGATCGAGTTCGCTTCCCCCGCGGTTCGCCTGCTTGGCTACGAACCCGAGCAGGTCGTGGGCCGGCGCATGGGGGAGTTCGTGCATCCCGATGACGCCCGGGTCGCCGCCGAGGGGCGAAAGGCGGCGGCCGACGGCGTTTCCGGCGCCGAGGGCGACTGGCCCGACGTGCGCGTGCGCTGCGCCGACGGGGGGTGGATATGGGTTCAGGGCAGCCCCTCCGCCATCCGGAGCGAGCAGGGCGCCGTGATCGGGGTCGTGACCGTCCTACGGGATGTCACCGCGCGCAGGGCGATGGAAGACGAGCTGCGGCGCAAGAAGGCCGAGGCCGAAGCGGCCGACATCGCAAAGTCGGAATTCATGGCCAATATGAGCCATGAAATTCGCACTCCGCTGACGGCGATCATCGGCTTTTCGGCGCTGCTCGAGCGGTTCGACGCCCTGCCGGAGCAGGCTCGGCGGCATGTGCAGCGTATCGTCGCCGGAGGGCAGGCCCTGCTGGACGTGGTCAATCACATCCTCGATTTCTCCAAGCTGGAGGCCGCCCAGGTCGAGTTGGACCCGCAGCCGTTTGACCCGGAAGCCCTGCTGGACGAGGCCATGGCCCTGGTGGCCGGGCAGGCGGCCTTCAAGGGGCTGGAACTGGTGCGTGCGCCAGCCGCGCCGCTGCCGCCTCGGGTGCTCGCCGATCCGGCGCGGGTCAAGCAGATCCTGCTCAACCTGCTGACCAACGCCGTCAAGTTCACCGACCAAGGCTCCGTCACCGTCTCAGCGCACTATCATCGGCCGGCGGGGCGGCTGGAATTCGTCGTCAGCGACACCGGTTGCGGCATACCCGAGGACAAGCGCCACCGCCTGTTCGCGCGCTTCTCGCAGGTCGACAGCTCACTCAGCCGGCGCCACGGGGGAACCGGGTTGGGCCTGGCGATCTGCAAGAGCCTGGTCGACCTGATGGGCGGTGAGATCGAGGTCGAATCCCGGGAAGGCGTCGGCTCGACTTTCCGCTTCGCGGTTCCGGCCCCCTTGAGCATCAGGGGAGAGGCCGAGCGGGAAGGGCGGGCCGCGAACGAGGCGCCGGCTGCTCCGGTCTGTCAGATCCTGATCGTGGATGATCGACCAGAGAACCGGGAGCTGGTCCGCAACATGCTGGAAGCGCTCGGTCATGTGGTGGTCGAGGCCGGCGGCGGCGCCCAGGCCTTGGCCCTGGCCTCCAGCCGCCCTTACGACCTGATCCTGATGGACTTGCAGATGCCGGGCATGGACGGTTTCGCCGCGGCGCGCGCCATCCGCAGCCGCGCTCCGGCCAACCGGGACACGCCGATCGTCGCGCTCAGCGCCAATGTCCTGGCCGAGCACGTCGCGCTTTGCTTCGAGGCCGGCATGAACGACCACATCGGCAAGCCGGTTCGGATCGAGGACCTCGCGGCCAAGATCGCCGAATGGATGGCGCCGGACGACGAGCCGTCAGTGGCCGCCGGCTGA
- a CDS encoding DHA2 family efflux MFS transporter permease subunit: MADSRPGADDFAPMSGSTLWIAGSLLALANFMVVLDTTIANVSVPNIAGGLAVSPSQGTWVITSYAVAEAVTVPLTGWLANRFGAVKTFVAAMIGFGLFSALCGVAPSLGALVAFRIGQGLMGGPMMPLSQTLLRRIFPPRLQGAALGLWSMTTVVGPIAGPLLGGAICDDIGWPWVFYINVPIAAVAGFFAWRMLKPAETKVQRLPVDFVGLGLLILWIGAMQIMLDKGKDLDWFASPFILTLAIVAVLGFISFVIWEMTEAHPIVDLRIFRHRGFSASTVIMCLAFGAFFSSVVLIPLWLQTNMGYTAAWAGRVMAFQGVLAVVMSPIAAKLMGKVDPRALVSFGILVLASVTLWRAFFAPNIGFWGLAAPQLAMGFGMPFFFVPLTGLALGAVEPQETASAAGLMNFMRTTAGAFGTSLTTTAWENLAAARHSDISGALIAPQQTLNLFQGLGFNADQALQQLDGLVQSQSVMLATDKVFAICALVFCIASMSVWLAPKPRAAVDLSAGGH, translated from the coding sequence ATGGCCGACTCCCGCCCCGGCGCCGACGATTTCGCTCCCATGAGCGGATCGACACTCTGGATCGCCGGCTCCCTTCTGGCGCTGGCCAATTTCATGGTGGTGCTGGACACCACCATCGCCAACGTCTCGGTCCCCAACATCGCCGGCGGCCTGGCGGTCTCGCCCAGCCAGGGCACCTGGGTGATCACCTCCTACGCCGTGGCCGAGGCGGTCACGGTGCCGCTTACCGGATGGCTCGCGAACCGCTTCGGTGCGGTGAAGACTTTTGTTGCGGCCATGATCGGTTTCGGCCTGTTCTCGGCCCTTTGCGGCGTGGCGCCCTCGCTCGGCGCCCTGGTCGCGTTCCGCATCGGGCAAGGGCTGATGGGGGGGCCAATGATGCCCCTCTCGCAAACCCTGCTGCGCCGGATCTTTCCGCCCAGGCTACAGGGCGCGGCCCTGGGCCTGTGGAGCATGACCACGGTGGTGGGGCCGATCGCCGGGCCGCTCCTGGGCGGCGCGATCTGCGACGACATCGGCTGGCCCTGGGTGTTCTATATCAACGTGCCGATCGCCGCCGTGGCCGGCTTCTTCGCCTGGCGCATGCTGAAGCCTGCCGAAACCAAGGTGCAGCGGCTGCCCGTCGATTTCGTTGGCCTGGGCCTGCTGATCCTGTGGATCGGGGCCATGCAGATCATGCTGGACAAGGGCAAGGACCTCGATTGGTTCGCCTCGCCCTTCATCCTCACCCTGGCGATCGTCGCCGTGCTCGGCTTCATCTCGTTCGTGATCTGGGAGATGACCGAGGCGCACCCGATCGTCGACCTGCGCATCTTCCGCCACCGGGGCTTTTCCGCCTCGACGGTGATCATGTGCCTCGCCTTCGGGGCGTTCTTCTCCTCGGTGGTGCTGATCCCGCTCTGGCTGCAGACCAACATGGGCTACACCGCCGCCTGGGCGGGCCGGGTGATGGCCTTCCAAGGCGTGCTTGCGGTGGTGATGTCGCCGATCGCGGCAAAGCTGATGGGCAAGGTCGATCCGCGCGCCCTGGTCTCGTTCGGCATTCTGGTGCTGGCCTCGGTCACCCTGTGGCGGGCCTTCTTCGCCCCCAATATCGGCTTTTGGGGCCTGGCCGCCCCGCAGCTGGCCATGGGCTTCGGCATGCCATTCTTCTTCGTGCCGCTGACCGGCCTGGCGCTGGGGGCGGTGGAGCCCCAGGAGACGGCATCGGCAGCCGGCCTGATGAACTTCATGCGCACCACCGCCGGCGCCTTCGGCACCTCGTTGACCACCACCGCCTGGGAAAACCTGGCCGCCGCCCGCCATTCCGACATTTCCGGGGCGCTGATCGCCCCGCAGCAGACCCTAAACCTGTTCCAGGGACTGGGTTTCAACGCCGACCAGGCGCTGCAGCAGCTGGACGGCCTGGTGCAAAGCCAATCGGTGATGCTGGCCACCGACAAGGTGTTCGCCATCTGCGCCCTGGTGTTCTGCATCGCCTCGATGTCGGTGTGGCTGGCGCCCAAGCCGCGCGCAGCGGTGGACCTGTCAGCCGGCGGCCACTGA
- a CDS encoding HlyD family secretion protein, protein MADSAAARLQTPPVAEAPSTAATRDPKARRAQLFGLLGGAVVLAALGAGGYWLLIGSRHEVTDNAYVGADSATLTPQIAAQVVKVNVIDTQPVKQGDVLVQLDDTDQKITLAQAQAQLGQAERKVQGYFANEGALSGQIAARDAEVVSADSRIVAAQSDLDRARTEYGRREKLASSGAVSGDELTQAENAFKTAEAALAQARAAKAQAVANRIAAGGARDINTALISGVSADQNPEVAAARARVAAAQLDLDRTVLRAPIDGVIAKKNVAVGQRVAVGANLLTVVPITQSYVDANFKEVQLRKMKVGQPVTLTSDYYGSGVKFHGKVVGLGGGTGAAFSLIPAQNATGNWIKVVQRLPVRIAIAPEDMKEHPLRVGLSMTADVDVSQ, encoded by the coding sequence ATGGCCGATTCAGCCGCCGCCCGCCTGCAGACTCCACCCGTCGCCGAAGCCCCGTCCACCGCCGCCACGCGCGACCCGAAAGCTCGCCGCGCCCAGCTGTTCGGCCTGCTGGGGGGCGCCGTTGTCCTGGCCGCTTTGGGCGCCGGCGGCTACTGGCTCTTGATCGGCAGCCGGCACGAGGTCACCGACAACGCCTATGTGGGCGCCGACAGCGCCACCCTGACGCCGCAGATCGCCGCCCAGGTGGTCAAGGTCAATGTGATCGACACCCAGCCGGTGAAGCAGGGCGACGTACTGGTGCAGCTGGACGACACCGACCAGAAGATCACCCTCGCTCAAGCCCAGGCCCAGCTGGGCCAGGCCGAGCGCAAGGTGCAGGGCTATTTCGCCAATGAAGGCGCGCTGAGCGGCCAGATCGCCGCCCGCGATGCCGAGGTGGTCAGCGCCGACTCGCGGATCGTCGCCGCCCAGTCAGATCTCGACCGAGCCCGCACCGAATACGGTCGGCGGGAGAAGCTGGCCTCGTCGGGGGCGGTCTCGGGCGACGAGCTGACCCAGGCGGAGAACGCCTTCAAGACCGCCGAAGCAGCCCTGGCCCAGGCCAGGGCCGCCAAGGCCCAGGCGGTGGCCAATCGCATCGCCGCCGGCGGGGCGCGCGACATCAATACCGCCCTGATCAGCGGGGTCTCCGCCGACCAGAATCCGGAGGTCGCCGCCGCCCGCGCCCGTGTCGCCGCCGCCCAGCTGGATCTCGACCGCACCGTGCTGCGCGCGCCAATCGACGGAGTGATCGCCAAGAAGAACGTGGCGGTCGGCCAGCGCGTCGCGGTCGGCGCCAACCTTCTGACCGTGGTCCCGATCACCCAGTCCTATGTCGACGCCAACTTCAAGGAAGTGCAGCTGCGCAAGATGAAGGTCGGCCAACCGGTGACCCTGACGTCCGACTACTACGGCTCGGGCGTGAAGTTCCACGGCAAGGTGGTCGGCCTGGGCGGCGGCACGGGCGCGGCCTTCTCGCTGATCCCGGCGCAGAACGCCACGGGCAACTGGATCAAGGTGGTGCAGCGGCTGCCGGTGCGCATCGCCATCGCTCCCGAAGACATGAAGGAGCACCCGCTGCGGGTCGGCCTTTCCATGACCGCCGACGTCGACGTCTCGCAATAG
- a CDS encoding efflux transporter outer membrane subunit, which yields MGSPPKSAQRPALQSRLVLTLASTSALALSACASLPHSAPPPVAKAAGAYATSQSFAAPAVDWPADGWWKAYGDPQLNQLVDEALAGSPNMAAARSRIQHAEAEAATAQAGLFPTLEGKASAVESKQSYHLGIPPQFVPKGYNDVGDLRLNFSWELDFWGKTRSQIAAATSETKASAADAAEARLTLSTAVAATYADLARLFAERDVAERSVQSRLETLDLVSRRVTNGLDTQGELKQAEAGAPAARAELAAIDEQISETRNQLAALLGAGPDRGLAIARPAKASLKAFGLPQNLAADLVGRRPDVAAARWRAEAAAKRIGVAKAQFYPDVNLAGFAGYESLYLRELFKSGSGIGQAGPAITLPIFEGGRLRANLKGAEADYASAVASYDGAVTQAFREVADAAAAERSLTTRLKESRDALAGEEEAYRVARLRYEGGLANYQSVLIAEDRVLESRRTVVDLEARAFTLDVQLVKSLGGGFADAGQQKLSGAFNGA from the coding sequence ATGGGTTCGCCACCCAAGAGCGCGCAGCGGCCCGCACTGCAATCGCGTCTCGTTCTTACTCTCGCCTCGACCAGCGCCCTGGCGCTTTCAGCCTGCGCCAGCCTGCCCCACTCGGCGCCGCCGCCGGTCGCCAAGGCCGCGGGCGCCTATGCGACCAGCCAGAGTTTCGCCGCTCCGGCCGTCGACTGGCCGGCCGACGGCTGGTGGAAGGCCTATGGCGACCCGCAGCTGAACCAATTGGTCGATGAGGCCCTGGCCGGCTCGCCGAACATGGCCGCCGCCCGTTCTCGCATCCAGCACGCCGAGGCCGAGGCGGCCACCGCCCAGGCCGGCCTGTTCCCCACGCTCGAAGGCAAGGCCTCGGCGGTCGAGAGCAAGCAGAGCTATCACCTGGGCATCCCGCCCCAGTTCGTGCCCAAGGGCTATAACGACGTCGGCGACCTGCGGCTGAATTTCAGCTGGGAGCTCGACTTCTGGGGCAAGACGCGTTCGCAGATCGCCGCGGCGACCTCGGAAACCAAGGCCAGCGCGGCCGACGCCGCCGAGGCGCGCCTGACCCTCTCCACCGCCGTCGCAGCGACCTATGCAGACCTCGCCCGCCTGTTCGCCGAGCGCGACGTGGCCGAGCGCTCGGTGCAGTCTCGCCTGGAGACCCTGGACCTGGTCAGCCGCCGGGTGACCAACGGGCTGGACACCCAGGGCGAGCTGAAGCAGGCGGAAGCCGGGGCGCCGGCGGCCCGGGCTGAGCTGGCGGCGATCGACGAGCAAATCAGCGAGACCCGCAACCAGCTGGCGGCGCTACTGGGCGCCGGGCCGGACCGGGGGCTGGCGATCGCCCGCCCGGCCAAGGCTTCGCTCAAGGCCTTCGGCCTGCCGCAAAACCTGGCTGCAGACCTCGTGGGCCGGCGGCCGGACGTGGCCGCCGCCCGCTGGCGCGCCGAAGCGGCCGCCAAGCGCATCGGCGTGGCCAAGGCTCAGTTCTATCCGGACGTGAACCTGGCCGGCTTCGCCGGCTACGAGTCGCTCTATCTGCGCGAGCTGTTCAAGTCAGGCTCGGGCATAGGCCAGGCCGGCCCGGCCATCACCCTGCCGATTTTCGAGGGCGGGCGCCTCCGCGCCAACCTCAAGGGCGCGGAAGCCGACTACGCGAGCGCCGTGGCCAGCTATGACGGGGCGGTTACCCAGGCCTTCCGCGAGGTGGCGGACGCCGCCGCCGCCGAGCGGTCCTTGACCACCCGCCTGAAAGAGAGCCGCGACGCCCTGGCCGGCGAGGAGGAGGCCTATCGGGTCGCCCGCCTGCGGTATGAGGGCGGCCTCGCCAACTATCAGAGCGTGCTGATCGCCGAGGACCGGGTCCTGGAGAGCCGCCGCACGGTGGTCGACCTGGAGGCGCGCGCCTTCACCCTCGATGTCCAGCTCGTCAAATCCCTCGGCGGCGGCTTCGCCGACGCCGGCCAGCAGAAGCTCAGCGGCGCCTTCAACGGCGCCTGA
- a CDS encoding TetR/AcrR family transcriptional regulator, translated as MRLSRKNRTVRSDMIETPQINRRDQRREAILKIAQGVFLEEGFAAASMSTIASRLGGSKGTLYNYFKSKDELFAAYVQDACAKVQEETFDHRLDDADPVEVVLQRVGESLLGHIYSEWATDTFRLIIAEAKRSPELARIFYSAGPTAGRDRLAAYFARAAARGALAIDDGHRAAEQFIGLCRGDRHFRLVLNLEPKPSEAEIAADVSAAVKMFMAAYGPVDR; from the coding sequence TTGCGCCTGTCGAGGAAAAACCGTACTGTACGGTCAGATATGATTGAAACGCCGCAGATCAACCGCCGGGACCAACGCCGCGAAGCGATTTTGAAGATCGCTCAGGGGGTTTTCCTTGAAGAAGGCTTCGCCGCCGCCTCGATGTCGACGATCGCGTCGCGGCTGGGCGGCTCCAAGGGCACGCTCTACAACTACTTCAAAAGCAAGGACGAACTGTTCGCGGCTTATGTCCAGGATGCCTGCGCCAAGGTCCAGGAGGAAACCTTCGACCACCGCCTGGACGACGCCGATCCGGTAGAAGTCGTCCTGCAGCGCGTTGGCGAAAGCCTGCTGGGCCACATCTATTCCGAGTGGGCCACCGACACCTTCCGGCTGATCATCGCCGAAGCGAAGCGCTCGCCCGAGCTGGCCCGCATCTTCTATAGCGCAGGCCCCACCGCCGGCCGCGACCGGCTCGCCGCCTATTTCGCCCGCGCGGCCGCCCGCGGCGCCCTGGCGATCGATGATGGCCACAGGGCGGCGGAACAGTTCATCGGACTGTGCCGAGGGGACAGGCATTTCCGCCTGGTCTTGAATCTCGAGCCGAAGCCGAGCGAAGCGGAAATCGCCGCCGACGTTTCGGCCGCGGTCAAAATGTTCATGGCCGCCTACGGGCCGGTCGATCGGTAA
- a CDS encoding winged helix-turn-helix domain-containing protein, protein MRALLIEDEPETVAHVAEGLAAAGWAVEVASDGGRGYELARLGDFDVLVVDRMLPQLDGLALVKKLRAGQVATPALFVTAMGAIADRVDGLEGGGDDYLVKPFSFAELQARVNALVRRAQTQPRERTQLQVRNLVLDRLARTVRRGEREIELLPLEFKLMEFLLMHVGQLVTRTMLLEQVWGFHFDPRTNIVETHISRIRGKIDEPGEPALIATVRGAGYLVAGE, encoded by the coding sequence TTGCGCGCGTTGCTGATCGAAGACGAACCCGAAACCGTAGCCCACGTGGCTGAGGGGCTCGCGGCGGCTGGCTGGGCGGTCGAGGTCGCCAGCGATGGCGGCCGAGGCTATGAACTCGCCCGCCTGGGCGATTTCGACGTTCTGGTCGTCGATCGCATGTTGCCCCAACTGGATGGGCTGGCCCTGGTGAAAAAGCTGAGGGCGGGACAAGTCGCCACGCCGGCCCTGTTCGTCACCGCCATGGGGGCCATCGCCGACCGGGTCGATGGCCTGGAGGGCGGCGGGGACGACTATCTGGTCAAGCCGTTCTCGTTCGCCGAGTTGCAAGCCAGGGTCAACGCCCTGGTACGCCGCGCCCAGACCCAGCCGCGCGAGCGTACCCAGCTGCAGGTGCGCAACCTTGTCCTCGATCGGCTGGCCCGCACGGTCCGGCGCGGCGAGCGCGAGATCGAACTCCTGCCCTTGGAGTTCAAGCTCATGGAGTTCCTGCTGATGCACGTCGGCCAGCTGGTCACCCGGACCATGCTGCTGGAACAGGTCTGGGGCTTCCATTTCGACCCTCGCACCAACATCGTCGAGACCCACATCAGCCGCATCCGCGGCAAGATCGACGAACCCGGCGAGCCCGCCCTGATCGCCACCGTGCGCGGCGCTGGCTATCTGGTGGCTGGCGAATGA
- a CDS encoding sensor histidine kinase → MTQAVVVVVAFAIAGYLAHVSIGRLNEQAARDRVRGEAASLEDEFALRGGAHLPHTVAKRSRQRRGFEYRLVGHDGQLKAGVLPAASGDYGWASLRAPVGGASERFLVFSERLPDGSVLSTGEALAPGDAQMAAVNWTLLACGTLGVIFCFGVSYLFTRRDWLRIAAVAQAAHAVSAGQLDVRVPLQPGAPRDDMDEMAQTFNTMLDRIGDLLRQVRQVSTDIAHDLRTPLTRLRQKIERLALEARADPALLAAVRGLDGDVGEILRTFDAMLQLSEIESTGLDDRARPVAINDLAEIAGRVADAFRPDIEESGRTLAVRTEPVLVRGDGRLLAQAMANLLENALRHTPQGASIQVRVAAGDGRAVLVVQDDGPGIPAAEAAAVLKPFVRLEPSRRMPGSGLGLSIVAAVAARHRAQLSLEDATPGLRVRLAFAAEGGASSAPGSRAVQSRAAVAA, encoded by the coding sequence ATGACCCAAGCCGTCGTAGTGGTCGTGGCCTTCGCCATAGCCGGCTATCTGGCGCACGTTTCGATCGGCCGCCTCAATGAGCAGGCGGCCCGCGACCGCGTACGGGGCGAGGCCGCCTCACTTGAGGACGAATTCGCCCTGCGCGGCGGCGCCCACCTGCCGCACACCGTGGCCAAGCGTTCTCGGCAACGCCGGGGCTTCGAATATCGTCTGGTCGGGCACGATGGCCAGCTGAAAGCCGGGGTGCTGCCGGCGGCCTCGGGCGATTATGGCTGGGCCAGCTTGCGCGCGCCGGTCGGCGGGGCGAGCGAACGCTTTCTCGTCTTCAGCGAGCGCCTGCCGGACGGATCGGTGCTGTCGACCGGCGAGGCCCTCGCCCCAGGCGATGCGCAGATGGCGGCGGTCAACTGGACGCTCCTGGCCTGCGGAACCCTGGGCGTCATCTTCTGCTTCGGCGTCTCATACCTGTTCACCCGTCGCGACTGGCTGAGGATCGCGGCCGTGGCCCAGGCGGCGCACGCCGTCTCCGCCGGCCAGCTCGACGTGCGCGTGCCGCTGCAGCCTGGCGCGCCGCGCGACGACATGGACGAGATGGCCCAGACCTTCAACACCATGCTCGACCGCATCGGCGACCTTCTGCGCCAGGTGCGCCAGGTCTCGACCGACATCGCCCATGACCTGCGCACCCCACTGACCCGGCTACGACAGAAGATCGAGCGCCTGGCCCTGGAGGCCCGGGCCGATCCGGCGCTGCTCGCGGCGGTCCGCGGCCTGGACGGTGACGTCGGCGAGATCCTGCGGACCTTCGACGCCATGCTGCAGCTCTCGGAGATCGAATCGACCGGCCTCGACGACCGCGCCCGGCCCGTGGCGATCAACGACCTGGCCGAGATCGCCGGGCGGGTCGCCGACGCCTTCCGGCCCGACATTGAGGAGAGCGGGCGAACCCTCGCCGTGAGGACCGAGCCTGTGCTGGTCCGTGGCGATGGGCGGCTGTTGGCCCAGGCCATGGCCAACCTGCTGGAGAACGCCCTTCGCCACACGCCCCAAGGCGCGTCCATCCAGGTGCGTGTCGCGGCGGGCGACGGCCGGGCGGTGCTCGTGGTCCAGGACGACGGCCCCGGAATTCCGGCCGCCGAGGCGGCGGCGGTGCTGAAGCCTTTCGTGCGTCTTGAGCCCAGTCGGCGCATGCCGGGCTCCGGCCTGGGGCTGTCGATCGTGGCGGCGGTCGCCGCCCGCCACCGCGCCCAGCTCAGTCTCGAGGATGCGACCCCGGGCCTGAGGGTGAGGCTGGCCTTTGCCGCTGAAGGCGGTGCTTCGTCGGCTCCCGGGAGCCGGGCGGTCCAATCGCGCGCCGCCGTGGCCGCGTGA